Proteins encoded within one genomic window of Ideonella dechloratans:
- a CDS encoding GlxA family transcriptional regulator, with amino-acid sequence MDGARASWRFGLVLQPGFGLMGLAGVLETLQAANRLLEQPLYDTVLLARSGGAVCSAEGVPVLAHAMGQAGWLDAVLVHAEGPWHGEPDQAASQLQWLRQRAAQGCLMGGVGTGAAWLAEAGLLRGHRATAQWPHGAVLAERHPELVVSQQLYELDEQRMSCAGHQASQDLLIAWLIQRHGERLGPALLAALGRERLRPREERQRLPLAAPLGGGSAKLAEAVALMEANLGEPLPTEEIARLVGVSRRQLERLFKQHLDALPSRWYLELRLDRARDMLRQTHQSILQIALSCGFASGPHFSNAYRARYGHTPREERSPQAVAWRAAQSGVSLAPAAPAADEAPLSPLGSPDEQNREIPAR; translated from the coding sequence GTGGACGGCGCCCGCGCATCCTGGCGCTTCGGTCTGGTGCTGCAGCCGGGCTTCGGCCTGATGGGCCTGGCCGGCGTGCTGGAGACGCTGCAGGCCGCCAACCGCCTGCTCGAGCAGCCGCTCTACGACACCGTCTTGCTGGCCCGCAGCGGCGGGGCGGTGTGCTCGGCCGAGGGCGTGCCGGTGCTGGCCCACGCCATGGGCCAGGCCGGCTGGCTGGACGCCGTGCTGGTGCATGCCGAAGGGCCCTGGCATGGCGAACCGGACCAGGCCGCATCCCAGCTGCAATGGCTGCGCCAGCGCGCGGCCCAGGGCTGCCTGATGGGCGGGGTGGGCACCGGCGCGGCCTGGCTGGCCGAGGCTGGCCTGCTGCGCGGCCACCGGGCCACGGCGCAGTGGCCGCATGGCGCGGTGCTGGCCGAACGCCACCCCGAGCTGGTGGTCTCGCAGCAACTCTACGAACTGGACGAGCAGCGCATGAGCTGCGCCGGCCACCAGGCCAGCCAGGACCTGCTGATCGCCTGGCTGATCCAGCGCCATGGCGAGCGCCTGGGTCCGGCGCTGCTGGCCGCGCTGGGCCGCGAGCGCCTGCGCCCGCGCGAGGAGCGCCAGCGCCTGCCCCTGGCGGCGCCGCTGGGCGGGGGCTCGGCCAAGCTGGCCGAGGCGGTGGCCCTGATGGAGGCCAACCTCGGCGAGCCCCTGCCCACCGAGGAGATCGCCCGGCTGGTGGGCGTCTCGCGCCGGCAGCTCGAGCGCCTGTTCAAGCAGCACCTGGACGCGCTGCCCTCGCGCTGGTACCTGGAGCTGCGCCTGGACCGCGCGCGCGACATGCTGCGCCAGACCCACCAGTCCATCCTGCAGATCGCCCTGTCCTGCGGCTTCGCCTCGGGCCCGCACTTCTCCAACGCCTACCGGGCCCGCTACGGTCACACCCCGCGCGAGGAGCGCAGCCCGCAGGCCGTGGCCTGGCGGGCCGCCCAGTCGGGCGTGTCGCTGGCGCCGGCCGCGCCCGCGGCGGACGAGGCCCCCCTTTCCCCCCTCGGGAGTCCCGATGAGCAGAATCGTGAAATCCCCGCCCGCTGA
- a CDS encoding arginine N-succinyltransferase: MKSPPAEPAPPAAAQGDAGRYLLRPAALADLPALELLAEASAIGISSLVPDRALLRDKLERSLKSFAADDDVSGEEHYLFVLEDRAQGGALVGTSGIAASAGFHDRFYSYRNEYVVQVSPELEARNRIHTLHLCHDLTGVTLLTGFHIDPAHAAGVAPQLLSRGRLLFIAQFPERFADRIASEHPGLADDSGRCPFWDAVGRRFFDMDYPAAEQLASGPQRTLIAELLPQSPIYVPLLPEEAQWSLGQLHPVAELPFQILLDEGLDADTYLNLFDGGPTMEGRLPLLRSVAARRVFADARDAGRSLRQGRWLVANARVQDFRASVCSGPLREEDLALLATDGGPLAAAPLPVGPGGDTA, encoded by the coding sequence GTGAAATCCCCGCCCGCTGAGCCGGCCCCGCCGGCGGCGGCCCAAGGCGACGCGGGCCGCTACCTGCTGCGGCCGGCGGCCCTGGCCGACCTGCCGGCGCTGGAGCTGCTGGCCGAGGCCAGTGCCATCGGCATCAGCTCCCTGGTGCCCGACCGTGCCCTGCTGCGCGACAAGCTGGAGCGCTCGCTCAAGTCCTTTGCCGCCGACGACGATGTGAGCGGCGAGGAGCACTACCTCTTCGTGCTGGAGGACCGGGCCCAGGGCGGCGCGCTGGTGGGCACCAGCGGCATCGCCGCCAGCGCCGGCTTCCACGACCGCTTCTACAGCTACCGCAACGAGTACGTGGTGCAGGTCAGCCCCGAGCTGGAGGCGCGCAACCGCATCCACACCCTGCACCTGTGCCACGACCTCACCGGCGTGACCCTGCTGACGGGCTTCCACATCGACCCGGCCCATGCCGCGGGCGTGGCGCCGCAGCTGCTCTCGCGCGGGCGCCTGCTCTTCATCGCCCAGTTCCCCGAGCGCTTTGCCGACCGCATCGCCTCCGAGCACCCCGGCCTGGCCGACGACAGCGGCCGCTGCCCCTTCTGGGATGCGGTGGGGCGGCGCTTCTTCGACATGGACTATCCCGCCGCCGAGCAACTGGCCAGCGGGCCGCAGCGCACCCTGATCGCTGAGCTGCTGCCGCAGTCGCCCATCTACGTGCCCCTGCTGCCGGAGGAGGCGCAGTGGTCGTTGGGCCAGCTGCACCCGGTGGCCGAACTGCCCTTCCAGATCCTGCTGGACGAGGGCCTGGACGCCGACACCTACCTCAACCTCTTCGATGGCGGCCCCACGATGGAGGGCCGGCTGCCCCTGCTGCGCAGCGTGGCCGCGCGCCGGGTCTTCGCCGATGCCCGGGACGCGGGCCGCAGCCTGCGCCAGGGGCGCTGGCTGGTGGCCAATGCGCGGGTGCAGGACTTCCGCGCCAGCGTGTGCAGCGGCCCGCTGCGCGAGGAGGACCTGGCCCTGCTGGCCACCGACGGCGGCCCGCTGGCCGCGGCCCCGCTGCCCGTCGGCCCGGGAGGAGACACGGCATGA
- a CDS encoding ABC transporter ATP-binding protein, producing the protein MSGTPHSLKVENLHKRFGEREVLRGVSLQAQPGDVVAIIGSSGSGKSTLLRCLNLLEQPHEGTLSLGDETLRLVRDRDGSLRAADAAQLRHWRSRLAFVFQNFNLWQHRTALENVTEAPIHVLGRPKAEAIERAKELLARVGLSHRQDVYPAQLSGGEQQRVAIARALAMDPEVMLFDEPTSALDPELVGEVLKVMRGLAEEGRTMLVVTHEMEFAREVASHAIFVHQGLIEEEGPPREVLVQPRSERLRQFLSGGLK; encoded by the coding sequence ATGAGCGGGACACCCCACAGCCTGAAGGTCGAGAACCTGCACAAGCGCTTCGGCGAGCGCGAGGTGCTGCGTGGCGTCTCGCTGCAGGCCCAGCCGGGCGACGTGGTCGCCATCATCGGCTCCAGCGGCTCGGGCAAGAGCACGCTGCTGCGCTGCCTGAACCTGCTGGAGCAGCCGCACGAGGGCACGCTGAGCCTGGGCGACGAGACCCTGCGCCTGGTGCGCGACCGCGACGGCAGCCTGCGTGCGGCCGATGCGGCCCAGCTGCGCCACTGGCGCAGCCGCCTGGCCTTCGTGTTCCAGAACTTCAACCTCTGGCAGCACCGCACCGCGCTGGAGAACGTCACCGAGGCGCCCATCCACGTGCTGGGCCGGCCCAAGGCCGAAGCCATCGAGCGCGCCAAGGAACTGCTGGCCCGGGTGGGCCTGTCGCACCGGCAGGACGTCTACCCGGCCCAGCTCTCCGGCGGTGAGCAGCAGCGCGTGGCCATCGCCCGCGCCCTGGCCATGGACCCCGAGGTCATGCTCTTCGACGAACCCACCTCCGCGCTGGACCCGGAGCTGGTGGGCGAAGTGCTCAAGGTCATGCGTGGCCTGGCTGAAGAGGGCCGCACCATGCTCGTCGTCACCCACGAGATGGAGTTCGCCCGCGAGGTGGCCAGCCATGCCATCTTCGTGCACCAGGGCCTGATCGAGGAAGAGGGCCCGCCGCGCGAGGTGCTGGTGCAGCCCCGCAGCGAGCGCCTGCGCCAGTTCCTCTCCGGTGGCCTGAAGTAG
- a CDS encoding cyanophycinase has protein sequence MRPSSLFERLSRRQALAALTLACTGWLAQAAPASKPVTPAQGFAVIIGGALKADNEEIWSRMVALSGGKGSHWIVFATASESPDKTGRRLSELLERHGANADVLPVAPALKWVDLNRAVRDKALLDMVNNADGIFFSGGAQERIVDTFAPGGQSTPMLEAIWDVYRRGGVVAGTSAGAAIMSSVMFRDAPSVIGVMKGQLRDGKEVDRGLGFVGSNLFVDQHFLKRGRFGRMIPLMLAKGYKLGLGVDENSAAIVHGDDIEVIGAKGALLVDLNDVQTNDQIDALNVTGARLTYLDRGDSYNVGTRRITPSDWKQRGTLLDPHAKGYKPEYATPLYNTDMLGDTALVNAMGYLIDSSLQEVRGLTFDPLAPASDKRADLAFQFRLYKGPDTVGWYSDELGGDDYSVSNLYLDIIPVRMARPFTTPWAPH, from the coding sequence ATGCGACCCTCCTCCCTGTTCGAACGACTGTCCCGGCGGCAGGCACTCGCCGCGCTGACCCTGGCCTGCACCGGTTGGCTGGCCCAGGCGGCGCCCGCGTCCAAGCCGGTCACGCCGGCCCAGGGCTTCGCCGTGATCATCGGCGGGGCGCTCAAGGCCGACAACGAGGAGATCTGGAGCCGCATGGTGGCCCTGTCGGGCGGCAAGGGCTCGCACTGGATCGTCTTCGCCACCGCCTCCGAATCACCCGACAAGACCGGCCGGCGTCTGTCCGAGCTGCTGGAGCGTCACGGCGCCAATGCCGATGTGCTGCCGGTGGCGCCGGCCCTGAAATGGGTGGACCTGAACCGGGCGGTGCGTGACAAGGCGCTGCTGGACATGGTCAACAACGCCGACGGCATCTTCTTCTCCGGCGGCGCGCAGGAGCGCATCGTCGACACCTTCGCACCCGGCGGGCAGTCCACCCCGATGCTGGAGGCCATCTGGGACGTTTACCGGCGCGGCGGCGTGGTAGCCGGCACCTCGGCGGGTGCGGCCATCATGAGTTCGGTGATGTTCCGCGACGCCCCCAGCGTGATCGGGGTGATGAAGGGGCAGCTGCGCGATGGCAAGGAGGTCGACCGCGGCCTGGGCTTCGTCGGCTCCAACCTGTTCGTGGACCAGCACTTCCTCAAGCGGGGCCGCTTCGGCCGCATGATCCCGCTGATGCTGGCCAAGGGCTACAAGCTGGGGCTGGGCGTGGACGAGAACAGCGCCGCCATCGTGCACGGCGACGACATCGAGGTCATCGGTGCCAAGGGGGCGCTGCTGGTGGACCTCAACGATGTGCAGACCAACGATCAGATCGATGCCCTGAACGTGACCGGCGCCCGCCTGACCTACCTGGACCGGGGCGACAGCTACAACGTCGGCACCCGGCGCATCACGCCCTCGGACTGGAAGCAGCGCGGGACCCTGCTGGACCCCCATGCCAAGGGCTACAAGCCCGAGTACGCCACGCCGCTCTACAACACCGACATGCTGGGCGACACCGCCCTGGTCAATGCCATGGGCTACCTGATCGACAGCAGCCTGCAGGAAGTGCGCGGCCTGACCTTCGACCCGTTGGCGCCGGCCTCGGACAAGCGGGCCGACCTGGCCTTCCAGTTCCGCCTGTACAAGGGGCCGGACACGGTGGGCTGGTACTCTGACGAACTCGGGGGTGACGACTACAGTGTGTCCAATCTGTACCTGGACATCATCCCGGTGCGCATGGCGCGTCCCTTCACGACGCCCTGGGCGCCGCACTGA
- a CDS encoding ABC transporter permease, which translates to MDFQAIHDSLPLYVHGLGVTLELLLAALLAGGLGALPLAMLRSLPIAWLSRPVWLFTYVIRGTPMLVQLFLLYYGLAQFEVVRNSPAWPWLSSAWFCAIAAFAINTCAYTTEILHGAIKALPAGEIEAAKAMGMSRWVTFRRIVIPSALRRALPAYGNEVVLMLHGTSLASVVTLADLTGAAREMNSTYYLPFEAFLTAAVFYLAITVVLVGLFRAAERRWVAPLQGRH; encoded by the coding sequence ATGGATTTCCAAGCCATCCACGACAGCCTGCCGCTGTATGTCCACGGGCTGGGGGTGACCCTGGAGCTGCTGCTGGCCGCACTGCTGGCCGGCGGGCTGGGCGCGTTGCCGCTGGCCATGCTGCGCAGCCTGCCCATCGCCTGGCTGTCGCGGCCGGTGTGGCTGTTCACCTATGTCATCCGCGGCACGCCGATGCTGGTGCAGCTCTTCCTGCTGTACTACGGCCTGGCCCAGTTCGAGGTCGTGCGCAACAGCCCGGCCTGGCCCTGGCTCAGCTCGGCCTGGTTCTGCGCCATCGCGGCCTTCGCCATCAACACCTGCGCCTACACCACCGAAATCCTGCACGGCGCCATCAAGGCCCTGCCCGCCGGCGAGATCGAGGCGGCCAAGGCCATGGGCATGTCGCGCTGGGTCACCTTCCGGCGCATCGTCATTCCCTCGGCCTTGCGGCGGGCGCTGCCGGCGTACGGCAACGAGGTGGTGCTGATGCTGCACGGCACCTCGCTGGCCAGCGTCGTCACGCTGGCGGACCTGACCGGGGCCGCCCGCGAGATGAACTCCACCTACTACCTGCCTTTCGAGGCCTTCCTCACCGCGGCCGTGTTCTACCTGGCCATCACCGTGGTGCTGGTGGGCCTGTTCCGCGCGGCCGAGCGCCGCTGGGTCGCGCCGCTGCAAGGCCGGCACTGA
- a CDS encoding succinylglutamate desuccinylase/aspartoacylase family protein codes for MHIVRHPLASATPGTTHELVSLHYGTPGQGPKVTIQGSLHADEVPGMLVAHHLRNHLDALEAAGRLRGEVVLVPMANPLGVGQWVLRGFQGRFELHSGENFNRHFANLTDAVLDRVMDRLGADAAENVRLVRGALREAVAALGATSPLESLRKTLLGLAIDADVVLDLHCDGEALLHLYTTPQTWPGDGQLLARCIGAELALLAERSGGDPFDEACSMVWPQLAERLGPAKPLPPACMAATIELRGEADVRHDLAAADAQGIVDFLIQRGVVAPEGGTLPALPPLKREATPLAGSIPVVAPTGGMVVFLQVPGASVVAGQPLVDLIDPLTGQVTTLGAPVDGLFFARDLRRFAVAGMSLGKVAGREATRAGSLLSA; via the coding sequence ATGCACATCGTCCGACACCCTCTCGCCTCCGCCACCCCGGGCACCACCCACGAGCTGGTCAGCCTGCACTACGGCACGCCCGGCCAGGGCCCCAAGGTGACCATCCAGGGCTCGCTGCATGCCGACGAAGTGCCCGGCATGCTGGTGGCCCATCACCTGCGCAACCACCTGGACGCGCTGGAGGCGGCCGGCCGCCTGCGCGGCGAGGTCGTGCTGGTGCCCATGGCCAATCCATTGGGCGTGGGCCAGTGGGTGCTGCGCGGCTTCCAGGGCCGCTTCGAGCTGCACAGCGGCGAGAACTTCAACCGCCATTTCGCCAACCTCACCGACGCGGTGCTCGACCGCGTGATGGACCGGCTGGGCGCGGACGCCGCCGAGAACGTGCGCCTGGTGCGCGGCGCGCTGCGCGAGGCGGTGGCCGCGCTGGGGGCCACCTCTCCGCTGGAAAGCCTGCGCAAGACCCTGCTGGGCCTGGCCATCGACGCCGATGTGGTGCTGGACCTGCACTGCGACGGCGAGGCCCTGCTGCACCTCTACACCACGCCGCAGACCTGGCCGGGCGACGGCCAGCTGCTGGCCCGCTGCATCGGCGCCGAGCTGGCCCTGCTGGCCGAGCGCTCCGGCGGCGACCCCTTCGACGAGGCCTGCTCCATGGTCTGGCCCCAGCTGGCCGAGCGCCTGGGCCCGGCCAAGCCGCTGCCGCCGGCTTGCATGGCCGCCACCATCGAACTGCGCGGCGAGGCCGATGTGCGCCACGACCTGGCCGCGGCCGATGCCCAGGGCATCGTCGACTTCCTGATCCAGCGCGGCGTGGTGGCCCCCGAAGGCGGCACCCTGCCGGCGCTGCCACCCCTCAAGCGCGAGGCCACGCCGCTGGCCGGCTCCATCCCGGTGGTGGCGCCCACCGGCGGCATGGTGGTCTTCCTGCAGGTGCCGGGCGCCTCCGTGGTGGCCGGCCAGCCGCTGGTGGATCTGATCGACCCGCTCACCGGGCAGGTGACCACGCTGGGCGCGCCGGTCGACGGCCTGTTCTTCGCCCGCGACCTGCGCCGCTTCGCGGTGGCCGGCATGTCCCTGGGCAAGGTGGCCGGGCGCGAAGCCACCCGGGCCGGTTCGCTGCTGTCGGCCTGA
- a CDS encoding ABC transporter permease has product MLHGYGASLLQGALLTLGVAAASLAIALVLGLAGALAKLSRWRLLQWPATAYTTLVRAVPDLVVMLLVFYGGQMLVNKIGESQGWDYIDIDPFIAGVLTIGFIFGAYLTEVLRGAFLAVPPGQREAALAYGMNRRQVLTRVVGPQMLRHALPALSNNWLVMIKSTSIVSVIGLSDMMSRAGQAAGATREPFLFYAAAALMYLAFTTLSELGFAWLARRLSVGVRQVAL; this is encoded by the coding sequence ATGCTGCACGGCTACGGTGCCAGCCTGCTGCAGGGCGCGCTGCTGACGCTGGGCGTGGCCGCCGCCTCGCTGGCCATCGCCCTGGTGCTGGGCCTGGCCGGGGCGCTGGCCAAGCTCTCGCGCTGGCGCCTGCTGCAGTGGCCGGCCACGGCCTACACCACGCTCGTGCGTGCGGTGCCCGATCTGGTGGTCATGCTGCTGGTCTTCTACGGCGGACAGATGCTGGTCAACAAGATCGGCGAGTCCCAGGGCTGGGACTACATCGACATCGACCCCTTCATCGCCGGCGTGCTGACCATCGGCTTCATCTTCGGGGCCTACCTCACCGAGGTCTTGCGCGGCGCCTTCCTGGCCGTGCCGCCGGGCCAGCGCGAGGCCGCCCTGGCCTACGGCATGAACCGTCGCCAGGTGCTCACCCGCGTGGTGGGCCCGCAGATGCTGCGCCACGCCCTGCCGGCCCTGTCCAACAACTGGCTGGTGATGATCAAGAGCACCTCCATCGTCTCGGTCATCGGCCTGTCGGACATGATGAGCCGGGCCGGCCAGGCCGCGGGCGCCACCCGCGAGCCCTTCCTGTTCTACGCCGCGGCCGCGCTCATGTACCTGGCCTTCACCACCCTGTCCGAGCTGGGCTTCGCCTGGCTCGCGCGCCGCCTGTCCGTGGGTGTGCGCCAGGTGGCGCTCTGA
- a CDS encoding ABC transporter substrate-binding protein has translation MQRRHLLTALLLAAASLAASAQAPDWKKIRIGVEGAYPPFSEVGTDGKLKGFDIDIAMALCAQMKAECTLVQQEWDGMIPALQARKFDAIIASMAITEERKKSVLFSDKYQNTPPWMVGKGSLPHDISPAAMKGKKIGVQRTSIHDRWATATYKDSEIVRYSKQDEVFLDLAAGRIDATVCDSVAANLGFLKTPAGKGFAVLGTPPDDPAFFGAGAGIAVRKGDAALQQKFNAAIQAIRANGTYKMVESRYFDFDIYGK, from the coding sequence ATGCAACGCCGCCATCTCCTCACCGCACTGCTGCTGGCCGCGGCCAGCCTGGCCGCCTCCGCCCAGGCCCCGGACTGGAAGAAGATCCGCATCGGGGTGGAAGGGGCCTACCCCCCGTTCTCCGAGGTCGGCACCGACGGCAAGCTCAAGGGCTTCGACATCGACATCGCGATGGCCCTGTGCGCCCAGATGAAGGCCGAGTGCACCCTGGTGCAGCAGGAGTGGGACGGCATGATCCCGGCCCTGCAGGCGCGCAAGTTCGACGCCATCATCGCCTCGATGGCCATCACCGAGGAGCGCAAGAAGTCGGTGCTCTTCAGCGACAAGTACCAGAACACCCCGCCCTGGATGGTGGGCAAGGGCAGCCTGCCGCATGACATCTCGCCCGCCGCGATGAAGGGCAAGAAGATCGGCGTGCAGCGCACCTCCATCCACGACCGCTGGGCCACCGCCACCTACAAGGACAGCGAGATCGTGCGCTACAGCAAGCAGGACGAGGTCTTCCTGGACCTGGCCGCCGGCCGCATCGACGCCACCGTGTGCGACTCCGTGGCCGCCAACCTGGGCTTCCTGAAGACCCCGGCCGGCAAGGGCTTCGCGGTGCTGGGCACGCCGCCGGACGATCCCGCCTTCTTCGGTGCGGGTGCCGGCATCGCGGTGCGCAAGGGCGACGCCGCGCTGCAGCAGAAGTTCAACGCCGCCATCCAGGCCATCCGCGCCAACGGCACCTACAAGATGGTCGAGTCCAGGTACTTCGACTTCGACATCTACGGCAAGTAA
- a CDS encoding arginine N-succinyltransferase: MSTSLPVAAGAGRVGPEVAWRLRPVSDHDLPRLAPWLPPTADRRLPEPQAAERWWLLETPEGPQACVRLRPAIGRDRLRHWYHVGCVVHAAPSLGLFHPQNTLLLGNDHTGAAELADLAWDPDLDLPEQAAALQHLLRAALLLLARDRAQLGAQLIVELPGLRDEAGRSPFWEGLGRHFYPGEPQEALHRFGPAWRSHVAALLPRQLVYVSFLPEAAQAAIAQVPPACHPLLGVLAAEGLRYGHHITIDEGGPVFEARLDTLPAVLQVRRRNLVEARPRGEWASTTWLVAADEGDEVLALPARGTSPQTLAVPADWAAAGLSGPRWTLPLAV, encoded by the coding sequence ATGAGCACATCCTTGCCCGTGGCGGCAGGCGCGGGGCGGGTCGGCCCCGAGGTGGCCTGGCGCCTGCGCCCGGTGAGCGACCACGACCTGCCCCGGCTCGCCCCGTGGCTGCCCCCCACCGCCGACCGGCGCCTGCCCGAGCCCCAGGCGGCCGAGCGCTGGTGGCTGCTGGAGACGCCGGAAGGCCCGCAGGCCTGCGTGCGGCTGCGGCCGGCGATCGGCCGCGACCGCCTGCGCCACTGGTACCACGTGGGCTGCGTGGTGCATGCCGCGCCGTCCCTGGGCCTGTTCCACCCGCAGAACACCCTGCTGCTGGGCAATGACCACACCGGCGCGGCCGAGCTGGCCGACCTGGCCTGGGACCCGGACCTGGATCTGCCGGAGCAGGCCGCCGCGCTGCAGCACCTGCTGCGCGCGGCCCTGCTGCTGCTGGCCCGCGACCGCGCCCAGCTGGGGGCCCAGCTCATCGTCGAACTGCCCGGCCTGCGCGACGAGGCCGGCCGCTCGCCCTTCTGGGAAGGACTGGGCCGCCACTTCTACCCCGGCGAGCCGCAGGAGGCCCTGCACCGCTTCGGCCCGGCCTGGCGCAGCCATGTGGCCGCGCTGCTGCCGCGCCAGCTGGTCTATGTGTCCTTCCTGCCCGAGGCGGCCCAGGCCGCCATCGCCCAGGTGCCGCCGGCCTGCCATCCGCTGCTGGGCGTGCTGGCGGCCGAGGGTCTGCGCTACGGTCACCACATCACCATCGACGAGGGCGGGCCGGTGTTCGAGGCCCGGCTGGACACTCTGCCGGCGGTGCTGCAGGTGCGCCGGCGCAACCTGGTCGAGGCCCGGCCGCGTGGCGAGTGGGCCTCCACCACCTGGCTGGTGGCCGCCGACGAAGGTGACGAGGTGCTGGCCCTGCCGGCGCGCGGCACCTCGCCCCAGACCCTGGCCGTCCCGGCCGACTGGGCCGCCGCCGGCTTGAGCGGGCCGCGCTGGACCCTGCCGCTGGCGGTCTGA